The genomic stretch CAACCCCTCCGCCAGCGCATCCGCCAGGTCTCGTGCCGATTTCCTTCTGCTTGTTCGCGAttctttcttgcttcttcacTCTTGTCGCGCCTTCCTCTGTACAAACCGACGTCCCTCGTGACTCACGCGCCTCGCGACCCCGCCATTCATTCGACTCGATTCGACTTGACCGCAGCTTTTTCGCACGCACCGATCGAGACTCTGCGCTTCTCTGCATTCGATTTTCACCGCCAACAACCTATCTTGTCCATTTTATCGAATCCGATTCAGCGTTTCAGTCTCTTAAACAGCTCAAGGCGAAGCCAATAGCAATTGGATAAACTGCAGACCAGTTATCCGGCGCGGTACTCCAACTTTACGACCGATCAACGAAGAGATCGCGCTACGCGGTGGACGGTTTCTGCAGCACTAAAATCTCTATAACACCATGTCGCCAATGGATATCGACATGAGCCGACGGAACAAGAGCCCCCGGCCCTTGACGGATTCGGAACGGGCTCGACTAGAAGAGTTTATTGATGCCATTCGCTACTCAGAGAGGTGGGTAAATGATAGCTGTGATTGTTGACTGTGGCTGGAGGGGGAGTTCGTCGATGGGTATACAGAAGTAGCGATTATGAGAATTGAAGAGCTAATAGCCAACAGATATCACGACGACGAATACGAGTATCGCCATGTCCAGCTACCGAAGTTGATGCTCAAAGCAATTCCCAAAGAATACCACGATTCTGCCAAGGGCACGTTAAAGCTTCTttgggaagaagaatggaGGGCTATGGGAATGACACAGGTGAGGGgcatacttttttttttcttcctatCGCGGATTCCCCACGGTTTGAAGGAAGAGTGACGCCAAACAATGCAACATCAACTGACACTAGCTTTCCTAGAGTCTCGGCTGGGAGCACTACGAAGTCCATGAACCGGAGCCGCATATCCTTCTTTTCAAGTGAGTGCCATCGCTATTGACTGATATACAGCCATCTAATCGATCGAAAGGCGCCCTCTCGACTATCAACCTCCGCAGTGAGCCCATGCGCGAACAGGCCGTTGCTCAAATTGTATACGATAACCTCGAATTTTTCGCGTCGACTCATGATGCATGAAGAGTCCCTTTGTTTTAATGTCCCATTACGATTTTTACGGTCTGCATACTACAATAATGTTGGGTTAATAAGCTATGAGATGGGTGAGCGCTGCTTCATAACACTACCAACACTCACTCTCGCTCGCCTCAATGTCTGCTGTGGCAATCCGGAGCTGCACACTGGCTTTGGTTCCGAGTCTGGGCAGTGAACGGCACGTAGGTGCCTGTACCGAAAGTGCAGACGGATGGCACTCATCTACAAAAGTTTACATGTCGTCCCAGACAGATGCCTGCAGATTGAATGTAAGCCGGCCAAATGAGTTGACGCTTAGAAAGATGATTAGTGCTGCAGGAAGGGCGCATTAGGCGATTGGTTAACCTTGTGTAGAGGTAGCtgaagaaattgaagaaTGGTCTAGgaatatatacatacatacatacttATATGGAGATATTCTAGCAGTCGAACCACGGCCTAGCCATGAGAGGCTTCTTATTAaagggctggctggctgctttGAGACGCACTTT from Trichoderma atroviride chromosome 3, complete sequence encodes the following:
- a CDS encoding uncharacterized protein (BUSCO:EOG092D4OXW) produces the protein MSPMDIDMSRRNKSPRPLTDSERARLEEFIDAIRYSERYHDDEYEYRHVQLPKLMLKAIPKEYHDSAKGTLKLLWEEEWRAMGMTQSLGWEHYEVHEPEPHILLFKRPLDYQPPQ